In Miscanthus floridulus cultivar M001 chromosome 5, ASM1932011v1, whole genome shotgun sequence, one genomic interval encodes:
- the LOC136451062 gene encoding thiamine pyrophosphokinase 1-like: protein MDSIRPEVKEYYSNLSTNIVDESHDQDTTDLHKCVSFITSNLPIPENLCILVLGALGGRFDHEMGEHQCIVPLFKHQILLLSDDCSIFLLPKTHSHEIHVEKSVEGPHCGLIPMGGPSAITTTTGLRWNLDNSSTRYGGLISTSNIVDDDKVTVTSDSDLIGTISLRN from the exons ATGGACTCAATAAGGCCAGAAGTGAAGGAGTATTATTCCAATTTG AGCACCAACATAGTTGATGAATCGCATGATCAGGACACAACTGACTTGCACAAATGTGTATCATTTATCACAAGCAATCTCCCTATCCCAGAGAA CTTGTGTATTCTTGTTCTTGGTGCACTCGGTGGAAGGTTCGATCATGAGATGGGGGAACATCAATGTATTGTACCGCTTTTCAAACATCAGATCCTCCTCCTATCAGATGACTGTTCAATCTTTCTGCTCCCCAAGACACACTCTCACGAGATCCATGTTGAGAAATCGGTTGAAGGTCCTCATTGTGGTTTGATTCCCATGGGTGGACCGTCAGCTATCACCACAACCACCGGGCTCCGGTGGAATTTAG ATAATTCGAGCACGAGGTATGGTGGATTGATAAGCACATCTAACATCGTGGATGACGATAAAGTAACCGTGACTTCAGATTCTGATCTGATTGGGACCATATCGCTTCGGAATTGA
- the LOC136455549 gene encoding uncharacterized protein, which translates to MALRALDNTMPVAVEERTKKVAKVGVPAAAVKVASPGSGGKNKKGNDENAAPRATAAAAEQAVEYIPSEELAAAASPKAKAVGLVADLDSKDWVRTCEALNDARRLAIHHPTLLNPILEKVVLAVVKTMKSPRSAVLKTSIMACADIFSSFGNLLASVSDIAFDKLLLQLLLKASQDKRFVCEEAEKAMRAMAASMPPLPLLKKLKAYVHHANLRVRAKAAVAISHCAARMDIEAMKEFGMSALLQVAAELLNDRLPEAREAARGVVASMHAAFAKDAAASGQEDDVTASWESLCSLSLPPISAQAVAKITASSSSHLSLLLLPRPKLRTHTSSNIPSRRRAAIASRNRNPPPISYPYTRDPPSASRRFWLLARASMDGSSKKVVELKAHGDVAEEDPARRGGPGTDEAYANEKAPRRSRRVASLDVFRGLTVAVSDSLRRRVVIRTLKLLFWGILLQGGYSHAPDELTYGVDMKHVRWGGILQRIALAYLVVAVLEIVTKDTKIQDQSSSGFSIFRMYFSQWIVACCILVIYLSLVYGIYAPDWEFRVRNVDSPNYGKVLTVTCGTRGILDPPCNAVGYIDRKILGINHMYQKPAWRRHRACTDDSPHEGPLRNDAPAWCVAPFEPEGILSSLSAVLSTIIGVHYGHVLVHMKSHTDRLRQWVTMGIALLVLGIILHFSHAIPLNKQLYTFSYICVTAGAAGIVFSVLYFLVDILSLRYVFAPLQWIGMNAMLVYVTTAEGIFEGFLNGWYYEGTNNTLVYWVRKHVFVKVWHSTRVGILLYVLFAQILFWALVSGVLHHARLYWKL; encoded by the exons ATGGCCCTCCGCGCGCTCGACAACACGATGCCCGTCGCCGTCGAGGAGCGGACCAAGAAGGTGGCTAAGGTGggcgtccccgccgccgccgtcaagGTCGCCTCGCCCGGGAGCGGCGGCAAGAATAAGAAGGGGAACGACGAGAACGCGGCACCCAGGGccacggccgcggcggcggagcaGGCCGTCGAGTACATCCCGTCAGAggagctggcggcggcggccagcccCAAGGCCAAGGCCGTGGGGCTGGTCGCGGACCTGGACTCCAAGGACTGGGTCAGGACCTGCGAGGCGCTCAACGACGCGCGCCGCCTCGCGATCCACCACCCCACGCTGCTGAACCCGATCCT AGAGAAGGTGGTGCTGGCGGTCGTGAAGACGATGAAGAGCCCCCGCAGCGCGGTGCTCAAGACGTCCATCATGGCCTGCGCCGACATCTTCAGCTCCTTCGGCAACCTCCTCGCCTCCGTCTCCGATATCGCCTTCGACAAGCTG CTGCTCCAGCTCCTGCTGAAGGCGTCCCAGGACAAGCGGTTCGTGTGCGAGGAGGCCGAGAAGGCGATGCGCGCGATGGCGGCGTCgatgccgccgctgccgctgctgaaGAAGCTCAAGGCGTACGTCCACCACGCCAACCTCAGGGTCAGGGCCAAGGCCGCCGTCGCCATCTCCCACTGCGCCGCCCGGATG GACATCGAGGCGATGAAGGAGTTCGGGATGTCGGCCCTGCTGCAGGTGGCGGCGGAGCTGCTGAACGACCGGCTTCCGGAGGCGAGGGAGGCCGCCCGCGGCGTGGTGGCGTCGATGCACGCGGCCTTCGCCAAGGATGCCGCCGCGAGCGGCCAGGAGGACGACGTGACCGCGTCCTGGGAGAGCCTCTGCTCGCTCAGCCTCCCGCCCATCTCCGCGCAGGCCGTTGCCAAGatcaccgcctcctcctcctcgca tttgtcgctgctgctgctgccgcggccGA AACTGAGAACCCACACGAGCAGCAACATTCCTAGTCGTAGGCGAGCAGCGATTGCTTCAAGGAATCGGAATCCTCCTCCCATCTCTTATCCATACACCCGTGACCCCCCGTCTGCGTCACGCAGGTTTTGGCTACTTGCACGAGCGTCCATGGACGGGAGCAGCAAAAAGGTGGTTGAGCTCAAGGCGCACGGCGACGTCGCGGAGGAGGACCCCGCCCGTCGCGGCGGTCCGGGCACGGATGAGGCCTACGCCAACGAGAAGGCGCCTCGCCGGAGCAGGCGGGTTGCTTCCCTCGACGTCTTCCGCGGCCTCACCGTCGCGGTAAGTGACTCTCTCCGGAGAAGGGTAGTCATAAGAACACTGAAGCTGCTGTTCTGGGGCATCCTGTTGCAAG GCGGTTACTCCCATGCTCCGGACGAACTGACTTATGGAGTCGACATGAAGCACGTAAGATGGGGAGGAATCCTCCAG AGGATAGCTCTTGCGTATTTGGTGGTTGCAGTTCTAGAGATTGTTACAAAAGATACAAAGATTCAGGATCAGTCAAGCTCAGGCTTCTCTATATTCAGAATGTATTTTTCCCAATG GATTGTTGCATGCTGCATTCTAGTGATCTACCTGTCCCTTGTCTATGGTATTTATGCTCCTGATTGGGAATTCAGAGTGCGAAATGTTGACAGCCCAAActatgggaaagttttaaca GTGACGTGTGGTACAAGGGGGATACTAGACCCTCCTTGCAACGCTGTAGGTTACATTGACCGCAAAATCCTTGGGATCAATCACATGTACCAGAAACCAGCATGGAGAAGGCACAGG GCCTGCACTGATGATTCCCCACATGAGGGTCCTTTGAGAAACGATGCCCCAGCATGGTGTGTTGCGCCATTCGAACCTGAAGGGATACTAAG CTCACTTTCTGCGGTGTTGAGTACGATCATAGGTGTTCACTATGGGCATGTGCTTGTCCATATGAAG AGTCATACAGACAGGCTGAGGCAGTGGGTTACCATGGGCATAGCTCTTCTTGTCCTCGGAATCATTCTACACTTTTCACATG CAATCCCACTTAACAAGCAGCTCTACACATTCAGTTACATCTGCGTCACCGCCGGCGCTGCTGGAATCGTCTTCTCCGTGCTCTACTTCCTG GTTGACATCCTGAGCCTGCGCTACGTCTTCGCGCCGCTGCAGTGGATCGGCATGAACGCGATGCTGGTGTACGTGACGACCGCGGAAGGCATCTTCGAGGGGTTCCTCAACGGGTGGTACTACGAGGGCACCAACAACACTCTG GTTTACTGGGTGAGGAAGCACGTGTTCGTGAAGGTGTGGCACTCCACCAGGGTGGGCATCCTCCTCTACGTCCTCTTCGCCCAGATCCTCTTCTGGGCGCTCGTCTCCGGCGTCCTCCACCACGCTCGCCTCTACTGGAAGCTCTAG
- the LOC136455548 gene encoding uncharacterized protein — MPNDLQITSETTRLDLEPRPPGGGGPRHELVLRLAMTECHTWRGIGGRSGRVRRPRRMSREIWLPLDDNPSSSGGGPYYLRIGDDCRRLIGRAIKHSLREEQEYRYLTPAYWDKAVPRGVERALDVAVQRDGGGGGATFEVIVDISVRFEFVYCEAKALLLSCAENDGGDPAGRSGNGGDGEAPSCSICFEEMSREADEVTDLPGCTHGFHPWCIAAWFHKASTCPVCRRDQLQYLPPDYRDLHDSMAFDPDSLPDYL; from the coding sequence ATGCCGAACGATCTGCAGATCACGTCCGAGACGACGCGGCTCGACCTGGAGCCCCGcccgcccggcggcggcggcccgcggCACGAGCTGGTGCTGCGCCTGGCAATGACGGAGTGCCACACGTGGCGCGGGATCGGGGGCCGGAGCGGGCGGGTCCGCCGTCCCAGGCGCATGAGCAGGGAGATATGGCTGCCCCTGGACGACAacccctcctcctccggcggcgggCCCTACTACCTGCGGATCGGCGACGACTGCCGCCGCCTCATCGGCCGGGCGATCAAGCACAGCCTCAGGGAGGAGCAGGAGTACCGCTACCTGACCCCGGCTTACTGGGACAAGGCCGTGCCCCGGGGCGTCGAGCGCGCCCTCGACGTGGCCGTGcagcgcgacggcggcggcggcggcgccacgtTCGAGGTGATCGTTGACATCAGCGTCCGCTTCGAGTTCGTGTACTGCGAGGCCAAGGCGCTGCTGCTGTCGTGCGCCGAGAACGACGGCGGTGACCCGGCCGGGAGGAGCGggaacggcggcgacggcgaggcgcCGTCGTGCTCCATCTGCTTCGAGGAGATGTCGCGGGAAGCGGACGAGGTGACGGACCTGCCGGGGTGCACGCACGGCTTCCACCCCTGGTGCATCGCCGCGTGGTTCCACAAGGCGTCGACGTGCCCGGTGTGCCGGCGCGATCAGTTGCAGTATCTCCCGCCAGATTACCGGGATCTCCATGACTCGATGGCCTTTGATCCTGACAGTTTGCCAGACTATTTGTAG